In Salvelinus namaycush isolate Seneca chromosome 37, SaNama_1.0, whole genome shotgun sequence, the following are encoded in one genomic region:
- the hapln2 gene encoding hyaluronan and proteoglycan link protein 2 has protein sequence MALTMQPLCLGPQGQKTKKLKYLLEPPVYAEVTSPRGGNATLPCVLRFKPSHYKVKWTKLEPLRRGSENIVMITNGSAHKPYGLLGPRASLRKAHAMDASLRLSNLELEDDGRYRCELINGIEDESVIITLRIEGMIFPYQSKNGRYKFTYKEAKEACAEQDGTLATFKQLYRAWTEGLDWCNAGWLIDGTVHYPILHPRAECGGELLPGIRSYGPRDRIRDHFDAFCFTSRTTGFVFFVGEPLTFGEAMQACKGEGAELALVGQLYSAWRFLSYDRCDGGWLKDGSVRFPITTPRARCGGIPEAGVRTVGYPNKTLRLYGAYCYR, from the exons ATGGCTCTCACAATGCAGCCCTTGTGTCTGGGGCCACAGGGCCAGA AAACAAAGAAACTGAAGTATCTGCTTGAGCCTCCTGTTTATGCCGAAGTAACCAGCCCTCGGGGAGGAAATGCCACTTTGCCATGTGTACTGCGATTCAAACCAAGCCATTACAAGGTGAAATGGACAAAACTGGAACCACTTCGTCGTGGAAGCGAGAACATTGTCATGATCACAAACGGTTCAGCCCACAAACCCTATGGCCTGCTTGGGCCACGGGCCTCGCTCCGTAAGGCTCATGCCATGGATGCCTCACTACGACTCAGCAACCTGGAACTAGAAGACGATGGTAGATATCGCTGTGAGCTGATCAACGGTATTGAGGATGAGAGCGTCATCATTACATTGAGGATAGAAG GGATGATATTTCCATATCAGAGCAAAAATGGCCGTTACAAATTCACCTACAAGGAAGCTAAGGAGGCCTGTGCTGAACAGGATGGCACATTGGCCACATTCAAGCAGCTATACAGAG CCTGGACAGAGGGTCTGGATTGGTGCAACGCGGGATGGCTCATCGATGGGACAGTCCACTACCCCATCCTGCACCCACGAGCAGAATGTGGGGGGGAGCTGCTACCTGGCATTCGCAGCTATGGCCCCCGGGACAGGATCCGGGACCACTTTGATGCCTTCTGTTTCACCTCTAGAACCACAG GCTTTGTGTTCTTCGTTGGAGAGCCACTCACATTTGGGGAGGCAATGCAGGCATGTAAGGGTGAGGGAGCAGAGTTAGCTCTGGTTGGACAGCTCTATTCGGCCTGGCGTTTCCTGAGCTATGACCGCTGTGATGGAGGTTGGTTGAAGGATGGCAGTGTGCGTTTCCCTATCACCACCCCTAGAGCGCGCTGTGGCGGTATTCCCGAGGCTGGGGTGCGCACCGTTGGGTACCCCAACAAGACCCTGCGTCTCTATGGTGCCTACTGCTACAGGTAG
- the bcan gene encoding brevican core protein, whose product MLLSLLLCAICPLVLPSSSTPSQASDDSRLLQVTIPTTPPLSAILGGSLTLPCLVSLSHPPPNTNGRHAVLSLPRVKWSVLSQGHETEILVARGDRVKVSEAYKDRASLLHYASSPADLTLRLKGLQYNDSGFYRCEVQQGLEDANDVAQVKVKGVVFHYRDASSRYAFTFAQARYACEEIGAHIATPEQLLAAYHSGYEQCDAGWLSDHSVRYPIQMPREGCFGDMDGHPGVRNYGLLEPDELYDVYCYVENIEGEVFHGSAPRSFTLWEAKAYCLAQGAELATTGQLYAAWNDGLNACSPGWLADGSVRYPIVTPRERCGGGEPGVRTVYRHLNQTGFPEAHTRHDTYCFRGNSNTHTESPHDYLATEPEDISQDIVTLPEPLEEFSLGQVTEQVVSEEAQGSLTAVPVPEEQHASEHIEEQGAVPGEQYPEQGAVPGEQYPEQRAVPGEQYPEQRAVPGEQYPEQGAVPGEQYPEQRAVPGEQYPEQRAVPGEQYPEQRAVPGEQYPEQRAVPGEQYPEQRAVPGEQYPEQVAVPREQYPEQVAVPGEHGEEQGFVPGEHGEEQGAVTEEAYTKEDGEEQAAVPGQHREEQGVVPGEQYPDQPGEEQGAVDGQGPTVVYHEELPFPVEPQDPFTPTSFPQDLEPTEDTWQPVKEVSNPESYQPAPEETNLDSNYPVTPYDELNANPTLYPLSPETNYESGDLTTAHEDNISSPDPYQPLSESNGESGELSIEGVPGTALEAPVPTTGYEEVDGSSDPQPMPGTTPESGVSQYGISEESHLQTGITQETEHYTFTSETAGYNVSGVEATTSHDSSPEEQLESGLPTPPEEDHSGDEHVIQEHVTDTDSVYPSTSYDLSGGSIRPEGAIAGGVEETSVSSTSPHEETELFPDQSTTQPPYWENTPEYRRTNSVDHSASVLLPEEHTTSLDSLVIQTAENSGSATAESGDLATLSPVEMDPYELIPTSEYAFDPTQEQSGVTSPDSSTLDDHVEQKAGGTVDSLSEVSMGSTDLGSVPTDEVLTVTYDTGSNEASGVHEGMLDFTLLTSPKPITYSPPTQRSVEAEDSSPGDFITFIPESSVPSGFDPLEEGLEKVEQEGLGEISEVVETTTPETASGEEGSGDEQNGQEVSGEEESGQEVSGDKKSGQEVSGDEKSGQEVSGDEKSGQEVSGDEESGQEASGDEESGQEVSGDEESGQEASGDEESGQEASGDKESGQEASGQEASGDEESGQEASGNEESGQEASGDEESGQEASGDEESGQEASGDEESGQEASGDEESGQEASGDQESGQEASGDQESGQEASGDEESGQEASGDEESGQEASGDEESGQEASGDEESGQDASGDEESGQEASGDEASGDKESGQEVSGQEGVESGSGSGSGEVHSASAESGESSGILEPEVPYINETVTPINGTTVNGTDESEPESSTDAPSTDMEITLLPDLSQTPVPSPTVPQESRADVDLEYSGETSVTEDPDSITPPTEEPEETPSPTPTTVDYDDQTTTAAPLYPEDVDEEKLITTPTTPRFGNISVSSPTFVSDACLDNPCSNGGTCVDSGSSTKCLCLPTYGGNMCQTDLEVCEPGWEKFMGFCYQHFTKRQGWEVAEQHCRLCGGHLISVMTPEEQDYINDKYREYQWTGLNDRTIEGDFRWSDGNPLLYENWYRGQPDSYFLSGEDCVVMVWHDGGRWSDVPCNYHLSYTCKKGTSFCGQPPVIANAKVFGKSHLRYETNSKVRYYCEEGFLQTQNPVIKCLSNGQWEEALINCHPALTNLAEGEQKVTTPPYQNEGVEVVDTATEKATSEFWDIKWN is encoded by the exons ATGCTCCTGTCTTTGCTGCTGTGTGCCATCTGTCCGCTCGTCCTACCGTCCTCCTCTACCCCCAGCCAAGCCTCAG ATGACTCCAGACTCCTACAGGTGACCATCCCTACGACCCCTCCCTTATCTGCCATCTTGGGGGGCTCTCTTACCCTACCTTGCCTGGTGTCTCTGTCCCACCCGCCCCCCAATACAAATGGCCGCCATGCCGTACTCTCCCTACCCAGGGTCAAGTGGAGCGTGCTGTCCCAGGGACACGAGACTGAGATCCTGGTGGCCCGAGGGGACAGGGTGAAGGTCAGCGAGGCCTACAAGGACAGAGCCTCCCTGCTCCATTACGCCTCCTCCCCAGCCGACCTCACCCTGAGGCTGAAGGGCCTGCAGTACAACGACTCTGGCTTCTACCGCTGTGAGGTGCAGCAGGGCCTGGAGGATGCCAACGATGTGGCTCAGGTCAAGGTCAAAG GGGTGGTGTTCCACTACCGGGATGCTTCCAGTCGCTATGCCTTTACCTTTGCGCAGGCCCGGTATGCCTGTGAGGAGATCGGGGCTCACATCGCCACCCCAGAGCAGCTCTTGGCAGCCTACCACAGTGGCTATGAGCAGTGTGATGCGGGCTGGCTCTCAGACCACTCAGTGAG ATATCCCATCCAGATGCCACGAGAGGGATGTTTTGGAGACATGGATGGGCATCCTGGAGTGAGGAACTATGGGCTGCTGGAACCTGATGAGCTGTACGATGTATACTGTTATGTGGAGAATATAGAGG GGGAAGTGTTCCATGGATCTGCCCCCCGAAGTTTCACCCTATGGGAAGCTAAGGCCTATTGTCTGGCTCAGGGAGCGGAGCTGGCTACCACAGGTCAGCTGTATGCAGCCTGGAATGACGGACTGAACGCCTGCAGCCCGGGGTGGTTGGCTGATGGGAGTGTACGCTACCCCATTGTCACTCCCAGGGAGCGTTGTGGTGGAGGGGAGCCTGGGGTCAGGACTGTCTATCGCCATTTGAACCAGACAGGCTTTCCAGAGGCACACACTCGCCACGACACTTACTGCTTCCGAG GCAACAGCAACACTCACACCGAATCTCCCCATGATTACCTGGCAACAGAGCCAGAGGACATCAGCCAGGACATTGTGACGCTGCCTGAGCCTCTGGAGGAATTCAGCCTGGGTCAGGTGACGGAGCAGGTGGTGAGCGAAGAAGCTCAGGGCTCCCTGACTGCCGTCCCTGTTCCAGAGGAGCAGCACGCATCAGAGCATATAGAGGAGCAAGGGGCTGTCCCTGGAGAGCAGTACCCAGAGCAGGGGGCTGTCCCTGGAGAGCAGTACCCAGAGCAGAGGGCTGTCCCTGGAGAACAGTACCCAGAGCAGAGGGCTGTCCCTGGAGAACAGTACCCAGAGCAGGGGGCTGTCCCTGGAGAACAGTACCCAGAGCAGAGGGCTGTCCCTGGAGAACAGTACCCAGAGCAGAGGGCTGTCCCTGGAGAACAGTACCCAGAGCAGAGGGCTGTCCCTGGAGAACAGTACCCAGAGCAGAGGGCTGTCCCTGGAGAACAGTACCCAGAGCAGAGGGCTGTCCCTGGAGAACAGTACCCAGAGCAGGTGGCTGTCCCTAGAGAGCAGTACCCAGAGCAGGTGGCTGTCCCTGGGGAGCACGGAGAAGAACAGGGGTTTGTTCCTGGAGAACACGGAGAGGAGCAGGGGGCTGTTACTGAGGAGGCCTACAccaaggaggatggagaggagcaGGCGGCTGTGCCTGGTCAGcacagagaggaacagggggttGTTCCTGGGGAGCAGTACCCAGACCAGCCTGGAGAGGAGCAGGGGGCTGTCGATGGCCAGGGCCCTACTGTTGTCTATCACGAGGAGCTACCCTTTCCGGTTGAACCCCAAGACCCATTCACCCCCACATCCTTCCCCCAAGACCTGGAGCCCACAGAGGACACCTGGCAGCCGGTGAAAGAGGTCAGCAACCCAGAATCATATCAGCCTGCCCCTGAGGAGACAAACTTAGACTCAAACTACCCAGTCACACCCTATGATGAGCTGAATGCAAACCCAACACTGTATCCACTTTCTCCCGAGACAAATTATGAGTCAGGTGATCTTACAACTGCTCATGAAGACAACATTAGTAGCCCCGATCCCTACCAGCCCTTGTCAGAGTCAAACGGGGAATCAGGAGAGCTCTCTATAGAGGGTGTACCAGGGACTGCTCTGGAGGCCCCCGTGCCCACCACAGGGTATGAGGAGGTGGACGGGTCCAGTGATCCACAGCCCATGCCTGGCACAACCCCTGAGAGTGGTGTGTCTCAGTATGGTATTTCAGAGGAAAGCCATCTGCAAACAGGGATCACCCAGGAGACCGAACACTACACTTTTACCTCTGAGACCGCAGGCTACAATGTATCAGGAGTTGAAGCCACTACTAGTCATGACAGCTCTCCAGAGGAGCAACTGGAAAGTGGGCTGCCCACACCTCCTGAGGAGGACCACTCCGGAGATGAACATGTCATCCAGGAGCATGTCacagacacagactcggtctACCCAAGCACCTCTTACGACCTCTCAGGAGGGTCCATCAGGCCTGAGGGAGCCATCGCTGGGGGTGTTGAGGAGACATCTGTATCTTCCACTTCACCTCACGAGGAAACGGAGCTCTTCCCTGACCAGTCCACCACTCAGCCTCCATACTGGGAGAACACACCTGAATACCGCCGAACCAACTCTGTGGACCACAGTGCCAGTGTCCTTCTCCCTGAGGAGCATACCACATCACTGGACTCATTGGTAATCCAGACAGCGGAGAACAGTGGCTCTGCTACTGCTGAGTCAGGAGACCTGGCTACCCTAAGCCCAGTGGAGATGGACCCCTATGAACTGATCCCTACCTCTGAATATG CTTTTGACCCCACTCAGGAGCAGTCTGGTGTCACGTCACCTGACTCCTCTACCCTAGATGACCATGTGGAGCAGAAGGCAGGAGGCACAGTGGACTCATTATCAGAAGTTTCCATGGGCTCCACTGACCTGGGTTCAGTTCCAACTGACGAAGTCCTCACAGTTACTTATGACACTGGCTCTAATGAAGCCTCTGGGGTCCACGAGGGAATGCTTGACTTTACCCTCTTGACATCCCCCAAACCTATAACCTATTCCCCCCCGACCCAGCGATCCGTGGAAGCAGAGGACAGCTCCCCAGGTGACTTCATAACCTTCATCCCAGAATCCAGCGTTCCATCTGGGTTTGATCCCCTGGAGGAAGGGCTGGAGAAGGTGGAGCAAGAGGGGTTGGGTGAAATCTCAGAAGTAGTCGAAACTACTACTCCAGAGACAGCTTCTGGTGAGGAGGGGAGTGGAGATGAGCAGAATGGTCAGGAGgtgagtggagaagaggagagtggtcAGGAGGTGAGTGGAGACAAGAAGAGTGGTCAGGAGGTGAGTGGAGACGAGAAGAGTGGTCAGGAGGTGAGTGGAGATGAGAAGAGTGGTCAGGAGGTGAGTGGAGACGAGGAGAGTGGCCAGGAGGCGAGTGGAGACGAGGAGAGTGGTCAGGAGGTGAGTGGAGACGAGGAGAGTGGTCAGGAGGCGAGTGGAGACGAGGAGAGTGGTCAGGAGGCGAGTGGAGACAAGGAGAGTGGCCAGGAGGCGAGTGGTCAGGAGGCGAGTGGAGATGAGGAGAGTGGTCAGGAGGCGAGTGGAAACGAGGAGAGTGGCCAGGAGGCGAGTGGAGACGAGGAGAGTGGTCAGGAGGCGAGTGGAGACGAGGAGAGTGGTCAGGAGGCGAGTGGAGACGAGGAGAGTGGTCAGGAGGCGAGTGGAGACGAGGAGAGTGGTCAGGAGGCGAGTGGAGACCAGGAGAGTGGCCAGGAGGCGAGTGGAGACCAGGAGAGTGGCCAGGAGGCGAGTGGAGACGAGGAGAGTGGTCAGGAGGCGAGTGGAGACGAGGAGAGTGGTCAGGAGGCGAGTGGAGACGAGGAAAGTGGTCAGGAGGCGAGTGGAGACGAGGAGAGTGGTCAGGACGCAAGTGGAGACGAGGAGAGTGGTCAGGAGGCGAGTGGAGATGAGGCGAGTGGAGACAAGGAGAGTGGTCAGGAGGTGAGTGGCCAAGAGGGAGTAGAGTCCGGCTCAGGATCAGGATCAGGCGAGGTGCATTCTGCATCTGCTGAATCTGGAGAAAGCTCAGGGATCCTTGAACCAGAAGTCCCATACATCAATGAAACTGTCACTCCCATCAATGGCACAACTGTCAATGGCACAGATGAAAGCGAGCCTGAGTCGAGCACAGATGCGCCCTCTACTGACATGGAGATCACGCTGCTCCCTGACTTGTCCCAGACCCCTGTGCCCTCACCCACCGTACCCCAGGAGTCCCGGGCCGATGTAGATCTGGAGTACAGTGGGGAGACCTCAGTCACGGAGGATCCTGACTCCATCACTCCACCCACTGAGGAGCCTGAGGAGACCCCCAGCCCGACGCCCACCACAGTAGACTACGATGACCAGACTACGACGGCAGCACCCCTATATCCAGAGGACGTTGATGAGGAGAAACTGATTACCACTCCTACTACTCCAAGATTTGGGAACATTTCAG TGTCCTCTCCTACCTTTGTCTCAGATGCCTGCCTAGATAATCCTTGTTCCAACGGGGGAACATGTGTCGACAGTGGGTCTTCAACCAAGTGCCTTTGCTTGCCCACCTATGGAGGAAACATGTGCCAGACAG ACCTGGAGGTGTGTGAGCCGGGTTGGGAAAAGTTCATGGGCTTCTGTTACCAACATTTCACCAAGCGTCAGGGCTGGGAGGTGGCAGAGCAGCACTGTCGTTTGTGTGGCGGTCACCTGATCTCGGTCATGACCCCTGAGGAACAGGACTACATTAATG ATAAGTACAGAGAGTACCAGTGGACGGGACTGAATGACAGGACAATAGAGGGAGACTTCCGCTGGTCTGACGGGAATCCTCTG TTGTATGAGAACTGGTACCGGGGCCAGCCGGACAGTTACTTCCTGTCTGGAGAGGACTGTGTGGTGATGGTATGGCATGACGGGGGGCGCTGGAGCGATGTGCCCTGTAACTACCACCTCTCCTACACCTGCAAGAAGGGCACCT CTTTCTGTGGCCAGCCCCCCGTCATTGCCAACGCCAAGGTGTTTGGTAAGTCGCATCTGCGCTACGAGACCAACTCCAAGGTGCGCTACTACTGTGAAGAAGGATTCCTCCAGACACAGAACCCCGTCATTAAGTGCCTATCCAACGGCCAATGGGAGGAGGCTTTGATCAACTGTCACCCTG CCCTGACCAACTTAGCAGAGGGAGAGCAGAAGGTCACAACACCACCCTATCAGAACGagggggtggaggtggtggacACAGCCACGGAGAAAGCCACTTCAGAGTTCTGGGACATCAAGTGGAACTAA